TGCTCCCTTCTGCCTGTGCCATACGCTGGACAGGCACTCCCGACATCATGGATACGACATCGGCTATCTGGTTTTCGTCCACTTTTTCACGGTTCTCGCGCAAGCTTTCTTCCCATCGGCTTTTCATCGTTTCCAGTTCTTCTTCAAGCCTTCGCTCACGGTCGCGGAAGCTTGCCGCCAGTTCAAAGTCCTGAAGGCGCACCGCTTCGGTCTTGTGCATCCGCGCCTCGTCTATGAGCTTCTCCTGTTCCTCCATTTCTTTCGGAACCGTTATATTAGTAAGGTGTACGCGCGAGCCGGCTTCATCGAGCGCGTCAATGGCTTTGTCCGGGAAATTACGGTCGGTTATGTACCGCTCGGTAAGTTTGACACATGCCTCGAGCGCCTCTTCCGTATACGTCACATTGTGGTGCTCTTCGTACTTGTCCTTGATGTTCCGCAAGATTTGCAGGGTTTCCTCCGGCGTGGTAGGCTCTACCAGCACTTTCTGGAAGCGGCGTTCCAACGCCCCGTCCTTTTCTATGTTCTGGCGGTATTCGTCAAGGGTAGTGGCGCCGATGCATTGTATTTCGCCCCGTGCCAATGCCGGTTTCAGCATGTTGGCTGCATCCATTGAGCCTGCCGCCGAGCCTGCCCCTACGATGTTGTGGATTTCATCGATGAACAGGATGACGTTCGGATTCTTCTTCAACTCGTTCAGGATGGCGCGGATACGCTCCTCGAACTGGCCGCGGTACTTCGTGCCCGCCACGATAGAAGTCATGTCGAGCGCCACCACACGCTTGTCGAACAGGATGCGCGACACTTTCTTTTCTACGATACGCAAGGCAAGCCCCTCTACGATAGCCGACTTGCCGACGCCCGGTTCGCCAATCAGGATGGGATTGTTCTTCTTGCGCCGGCTCAGGATTTGGGCAAGACGCTCGATTTCCTTTTCTCTTCCTACCACCGGATCCAGCTTGCCTTCTGCCGCCACTTGGGTCATATCCGTCCCGAACGAGTCAAGCACCGGCGTGTCATTGTCCGGCTTCTGTTGTTTGGTGCGGGTAGCCGGCTGGGGGTCAGAGGCATAATTCGCCCTTCCGTTCTCCGGATTATGGCGGCGGATACCGTCCTCTTCCTCATCCTCTTCTTCCTCGCCGAAATCCAAGCCGCTTTGGGGTTCGGTTTTGGGCACAAGCTTGTCCCATATCTTCTGATAGGTCACTTCGTTTTCTTCAAGTATTTGAGATGCTTTATTTTGGTTTTCTTTCATAATCGCTAATAACATGTGTTCGGTATCCGTAGCCGGACTTTTTAATACACGGGCTTCCAATATGCTCATCTTCAATATTCTGGAAGCCTGGCTGTCGAAAGTAATGTCTTCGGAATAAGCGTCTGACATATCCGCCTGCAAGCGCAATTCGTCCTCTAAGGTTTGCTTTATCTTTTGCAAATCCACGTATAGGCTCTGCAAGATACGAACCGCTTTCCCTTCGCCTTCACGTATCAGCCCTAAAAGCAAATGTTCAGGCCGGATACTGTTGTTCCTTAACCTGTTTGCTTCTTCTTTGCTGAATTGGATAACATCAGAAACTCGTTGCGTAAATTGATTGTTCATATTGTTTATTTTCCTCCTGTTCGGATGTTTGTTCATATTACCTTTGGATTCTCGCTTGCCGGCACCTGCAAAAATGTCAGCCAGACCCTGACAAAAATGCATACGGCTGTATCGGCAAACGCAGCCTGTTTCATCAGGCTACGCATGCGGCTGCATCAGCCATCGCAGCCGTATGTGTTTTTACATGCGGCTATACCCGCTATAAAATGCAAATATACATTATTAAATTAATATAGCCCGCACCTTTTGGTTGTATTTAACAAAATCTGTGCCAGAATGAAAATGCACGCATCGGGGAGGCTGTTTTTAAATATCTTGTTATCAATGCATTTTTTAAAACTTGCCCGATTTGTTTTGCCAATTCAACAAAAAGTCGTACTTTAGCATGATTTTTCAAGTAAGAACGATAAGTATTAATTTTAATTTGTTTCAATGCAAGAACAAGACAGAATTATAAAAATCAACATCGAGGAGGAAATGAAAAAGTCGTACATCGATTACTCCATGTCAGTAATCGTTGCCCGTGCCCTCCCGGATGTGAGAGACGGATTCAAGCCCGTCCATCGCCGTATCTTGTACGGGATGATGGAACTGGGAAATACATCAGACAAACCTTATAAGAAAGCCGCAAGAATCGTCGGCGAAGTGTTGGGTAAATACCACCCGCACGGCGATTCGTCCGTATATGGAGCCTTGGTGCGTATGGCACAGGATTGGGCTATGCGTTATCCGCTGGTAGACGGACAAGGGAACTTCGGTTCGATAGACGGCGATAGCCCTGCAGCCATGCGTTACACTGAAGCGCGCCTGAAGAAGATAGGCGAGGACATGATGCAGGACCTGTATAAAGAAACGGTGGATTTTACCAA
The Phocaeicola salanitronis DSM 18170 genome window above contains:
- a CDS encoding ATP-dependent Clp protease ATP-binding subunit, whose product is MNNQFTQRVSDVIQFSKEEANRLRNNSIRPEHLLLGLIREGEGKAVRILQSLYVDLQKIKQTLEDELRLQADMSDAYSEDITFDSQASRILKMSILEARVLKSPATDTEHMLLAIMKENQNKASQILEENEVTYQKIWDKLVPKTEPQSGLDFGEEEEDEEEDGIRRHNPENGRANYASDPQPATRTKQQKPDNDTPVLDSFGTDMTQVAAEGKLDPVVGREKEIERLAQILSRRKKNNPILIGEPGVGKSAIVEGLALRIVEKKVSRILFDKRVVALDMTSIVAGTKYRGQFEERIRAILNELKKNPNVILFIDEIHNIVGAGSAAGSMDAANMLKPALARGEIQCIGATTLDEYRQNIEKDGALERRFQKVLVEPTTPEETLQILRNIKDKYEEHHNVTYTEEALEACVKLTERYITDRNFPDKAIDALDEAGSRVHLTNITVPKEMEEQEKLIDEARMHKTEAVRLQDFELAASFRDRERRLEEELETMKSRWEESLRENREKVDENQIADVVSMMSGVPVQRMAQAEGSKLLGMKDVLLSKVIAQDKAVETLVKAIQRSRIGLKDPNKPIGTFLFLGPTGVGKTHLAKELAKEMFGSSDALIRIDMSEYMEKFTVSRLVGAPPGYVGYEEGGQLTEKVRRKPYSIVLLDEIEKAHPDVFNLLLQVMDEGRLTDSYGRTVDFKNTIIIMTSNIGTRQLKEFGKGIGFAAQTRTDDKEYSRGVITKALNKSFAPEFINRLDEIITFDQLDIEALQKIIDIELKGLYRRMETLGYKLVIDEDAKRFVASKGYDVQFGARPLKRSVQNNLEDGLAELLLKETPQAGDTVHVSMDEGGSALKMEIVKA